The genomic region AACGCTTCATTCATTATTACGGGGTAAATGGCTGCGAGGAAAAATTCCAAAAACTCATAGGAAAATTTAATGGCTCTTTTATTAGAATGGATGATTTTATAAAATCTTTAAACCCGGCATGAAGATCATGAAACATCAATGGCTGAAAGGATATTACCACGAGCTGATATTACTTATTGTGATCATCGCTTTGATTGTCATAAAATTGCCCCATCTCTATCTTCCCTATTATGGCGATGAAGGATTTGCATTCGGACCGGCTGTTCACCTGATGTACCAGAATGGTCCAACCATACTTCCCGGTGGACTCGAACCCGACTATTCCTATGGCCACCCGCTGTTGTTTCATTTTCTTGTTGCCTCCTGGATGAAAATTTTTGGTGAAAGCATTCTCGTGGCGAAGTCCTTTGCCCTCCTTGTATCAATACTGCTGCTTATCGCCATTTTTTTTACAGGAAAAACATTCTTTAATAAAGACGCCGGATTGCTGGCTGCCATCCTGTTGTTTTTTCAACCCATTTTTCTTGCACAGTCATCATTTGTACTGCTTGAAGCTTTTTTGGCATTGCTCGGCTTGCTCACGATTCTATTCTTTTTCCAAAAAAAATGGTTGCTCTATGCCCTGACAGCATCGGCACTGGTGATGACCAAAGAATCAGGACTTTTTCTTGTATTTGCTCTTTGTATCTGGCAATTGATGGATGTTTTTCTGGAAAAAGAAAATCACTATTCTGCCCGTAAAATGATTTATTCCTACCTGATTATCCTGGTTCCGGCGATGGTGTTTGGCCTTTTTCTCATTCAGCAAAAGCTCACCTGGGGCTGGTTCTTATTTCCGGGCCGCATGAATGACATGCAAATGACCTATGACATCATTTCCCGCAACCTCGGACACATCCGGAAAATCATCTTTTTTATCCATGGCCGCAACTGGCTGGTGATTGGATTGCTGGTTTCACTGGTGGGTTATTATTTTATCCCGGGAAAGCGTTTTACCGGGCATCAATGGAAATTGATCTGGTTCATAACACTTTTTATTGGGATTTTCTGGTTCATGAGTTCTCTCAATTTTATTTCGAACCGCTACTTCCTGATTGTGATCACCATACTGGTTTTATTAATCGCTTCCATCACCGTTCAGGCTTTTCAAGTTAAAAAATGGCTGCTTTACCCGGTGATGATAGCGCTGGTTGTTTCTCAATCCATTTTTGCATTTCGGCATTACTCAACCGGAGACGACAATCTGGGATTTACCGACGTGGCCAAAGTCCACCGGGAGGCCATCCATTTTATGGAAGAGCATAACATGCAAGATGCCTCTGTGTATGCACATTTTCTGATGCTTATCAACCTGCAACATCCATTGGCAGGCTACCTGAGCGATGGCATAGTGTTTACCAGAATTAAAGGTTTATACACCGACAGCGTGGATTATGCGGTTATTTCGAATGTCGAGCTGAGCCGGGAACTTGATAGCATTCGCGGACTTCCTCACCTTGAGTTAATGAAGCGGGTTGAAATAGGACTAGCCTGGACAGAAATTTACAGAAACACATTAAAAATCAACAGCCAGGAATAAGCGAATAAATTTGTACCCTCAAACTAAAGGCAAACAACAGCATGGAAACCAAAGAAAAAAATATCGCTTTTCTCAAATCAGCACTTACCACCGAAAGCACAATGATGCCTTCAGAAGGTTTCATTGCCTGGATGAAAGCAAAAAACGAGCAGGTGCATGTGAAGATCAATCAAATTCCATTTTCGGAGATGAGGCTCTGGCACTTTGATGGAAACACCGGCAACCTGGTTCATCAGAGCGGGAAGTTTTTTTCGATCGAGGGAATCAGGGTGAAAACAAACTGGGGAAAGGTTTCCGAGTGGGAACAACCGATCATCAATCAGCCGGAAGTTGGATTTCTGGGAATCATCACAAAAAAGTTCGATGGGATCCTGTATTTTTTGATGCAGGCGAAGATTGAACCGGGCAATCTGAATGTTGTGCAACTCTCCCCCACCCTGCAGGCCACGCGCAGCAACTATTCGCAGGTGCATAAAGGAAAGCGGCCGCTCTATCTCGAATATTTTAACGGCGAAAAACCGGTAAAAATCCTCCTCGACCAGCTTCAGTCAGAGCAAGGCGCCCGCTTTTTGAGAAAGCGCAACCGCAACATCATTGTCGAAATTGCAGAAAACGAAAAAATTGAAGTTTTTGAAAATTTCTGCTGGCTCACTTTAGGGCAGATCAAGTCGTTTTTACAGTACGACAACCTGGTGAATATGGACACCCGGACGGTGATTTCAGGAATCCCATTTGGAGAGTACCCTCCCGATGTGCTCGATTTTTATGAAACCCTGAAATTTACCAGCGAGCAAAAGACCCGAGAAAACGGGCTGCTGATCTCGATGCTCGACGACAAAAGACATCTCCACGATGTGGATGAGATCATTTCGTGGATGACCCGCCAAAAAGCATTTTATGATCTCGAAGTGGAAAGAATCCCGCTGAAATCGGTAAAAGATTGGGTAATCTCCGGAGATGAGATTTACCATCAAAACCGGAAGTACTTTTCAGTGATTGGCGTACATGTTGAAATTGGCAACCGCGAAGTCCAGG from Bacteroidales bacterium harbors:
- a CDS encoding NDP-hexose 2,3-dehydratase family protein: METKEKNIAFLKSALTTESTMMPSEGFIAWMKAKNEQVHVKINQIPFSEMRLWHFDGNTGNLVHQSGKFFSIEGIRVKTNWGKVSEWEQPIINQPEVGFLGIITKKFDGILYFLMQAKIEPGNLNVVQLSPTLQATRSNYSQVHKGKRPLYLEYFNGEKPVKILLDQLQSEQGARFLRKRNRNIIVEIAENEKIEVFENFCWLTLGQIKSFLQYDNLVNMDTRTVISGIPFGEYPPDVLDFYETLKFTSEQKTRENGLLISMLDDKRHLHDVDEIISWMTRQKAFYDLEVERIPLKSVKDWVISGDEIYHQNRKYFSVIGVHVEIGNREVQAWDQPLIKAAQEGIIAFIVKKINGIYHFLVQAKLEAGNFDIIELAPTVQCLTGNYRKGQNEYDVMFLDEALNAKPEQIWFSSYQSEEGGRFFKEQNKNMIIEAGDNFPVEVPENYIWMTLNQLKVFIKYNNYLNIAARSLIAAVKFI
- a CDS encoding glycosyltransferase family 39 protein, which produces MKIMKHQWLKGYYHELILLIVIIALIVIKLPHLYLPYYGDEGFAFGPAVHLMYQNGPTILPGGLEPDYSYGHPLLFHFLVASWMKIFGESILVAKSFALLVSILLLIAIFFTGKTFFNKDAGLLAAILLFFQPIFLAQSSFVLLEAFLALLGLLTILFFFQKKWLLYALTASALVMTKESGLFLVFALCIWQLMDVFLEKENHYSARKMIYSYLIILVPAMVFGLFLIQQKLTWGWFLFPGRMNDMQMTYDIISRNLGHIRKIIFFIHGRNWLVIGLLVSLVGYYFIPGKRFTGHQWKLIWFITLFIGIFWFMSSLNFISNRYFLIVITILVLLIASITVQAFQVKKWLLYPVMIALVVSQSIFAFRHYSTGDDNLGFTDVAKVHREAIHFMEEHNMQDASVYAHFLMLINLQHPLAGYLSDGIVFTRIKGLYTDSVDYAVISNVELSRELDSIRGLPHLELMKRVEIGLAWTEIYRNTLKINSQE